TAATTTAAAAAGGTTTAAAAAAGAAAAAATAAAATATTAGATTTATTTATCTAATACTTTACTTTTGATGATTTCTACTCTTTTAAGAGGATAGATCTTTTTAGCTTTGTGGTAAATTTCAGAAGCTAATCTACCGTTTACAGAGTTTTCTACAAGTTCATCAAAGGTTTTTTCGCTTGCTACTCTAGTAACTAATTCGTTAATAGTTTCTCTCATGAATTTTTGCTGGGAGGATTTCGCCCTTCTAGTAGTAACAGCTAATACATGGAGTTTTAATTTACGTTCATCTTGGGTAGTTACAACAACAGGAGCATCGATTCTACTGGTTCCTCTTCTAATCATACTTCTTACATAATCAGTAGTGGTTTTGTGTCCAGTAAATTTAGTGTTTGCAGTATTTCCATTAATGTTATCCACTTCAAATTGTAATTTGATGTATTGTTTGGAGAAGTCTCCAGTTAATTCTCTCATAGTAACTTCTACATTTCTTCCATATACAAATTCTGGATCTCTTGCAGGTGTGGTACCTATTTCTTTATCTCCAAATGCTACAGGAGTTTTAATAGTATACCAAGATTTTTCTTTCCAAGTGTCACGTACTCTACGTCTTGCTTTTTTTGCCATTTATATCATTCCTCTTTTTTTTGACGTAATTATTTTTTTAGAATAATTATTTTTTAATTTTTTAAGTTTTACTTTTTTTTAAATAAAACTTCTTTTTTTTTTTAAATTGTATAAATAAAACATAGCTATAGCTAAACTATAATTAAAGTATAAAATAGTATAGAAATCTAGCTATTATATGAATTTTAGTTTTAATCTAATTTCTAAAATAGTTTTTTATTAGATTAAGTAAAAAATATAATATTAAAATTTTTTTTTTTTTTAACAGGCTAATGGGTTAATGTCACTTAAGATATCTGGAGTGACATTATATCAAAAATAGATACAAAAATAGTTATAAAATTTGATTATAAGCTAAATAATTTTTATAATCTATAATTTGCCTGCTTTGGAATATATCCATTTAATTTAAAATAATATCATAAAAGTTTTAAATAAGTTTAAAACCCGCCCATAAAGGTTATAGTTAGTTTTAATTTTCATAGTATTTAAATATTTTCAATATTTTAATTTTGGATAATTTGATATTAAGGTCGTTTAAATTTTTTAACTATTTTATAGTTTTTATCTAAACTTTCTACCTACATTAAAGGCATCAGCTATTTTATCTCCTACTTTAAAGTAGTCATATAAAACATCATCATAAACTATTGGATTAAGTAATTTTAAATCAACCTTTCCTTTTTCACCTAAAACATCTTCACTTACTTGTATATTTAAGATTTCTCCTGTAATTTGTGTATGGCTTCCTATCTCAATTATATTTATAGCTCTACATTCAACTGAAACTTTTAATTCATTTATTATAGGGGCATTAACTTCCTGAGCTTTAGTTGTAGTAAAACCTAGCTTTTCAAGTTTATCCTCATCATATCCAGATGCAATACCTAAATAATCGGTTTCAGCAACTTGATTTATTGGAGGTTGTAAAATTTTATAGGCTTATTTTATTTTTATGTGATTTTTTGTCCAGTTTTTCATTTGGTAGTCTAAAAATGTTAGAATTCCATTTTTAGTTTTGTAAGTTTTCTTAATTTTTTCTGGATTTGTTTGTCTGTAGTAATTTTCTACTTTATTTGATGTTTTTTCAATATTTTCATCATCT
This sequence is a window from Methanobrevibacter olleyae. Protein-coding genes within it:
- a CDS encoding 30S ribosomal protein S3ae, with protein sequence MAKKARRRVRDTWKEKSWYTIKTPVAFGDKEIGTTPARDPEFVYGRNVEVTMRELTGDFSKQYIKLQFEVDNINGNTANTKFTGHKTTTDYVRSMIRRGTSRIDAPVVVTTQDERKLKLHVLAVTTRRAKSSQQKFMRETINELVTRVASEKTFDELVENSVNGRLASEIYHKAKKIYPLKRVEIIKSKVLDK
- a CDS encoding flavin reductase family protein, giving the protein MLQPPINQVAETDYLGIASGYDEDKLEKLGFTTTKAQEVNAPIINELKVSVECRAINIIEIGSHTQITGEILNIQVSEDVLGEKGKVDLKLLNPIVYDDVLYDYFKVGDKIADAFNVGRKFR